In one window of Clavelina lepadiformis chromosome 4, kaClaLepa1.1, whole genome shotgun sequence DNA:
- the LOC143451748 gene encoding polycystin-1-like protein 2 isoform X3, translated as MWCIEGGSSPDWYLERMDIRDLETNECRFFLCGTKFSDVLEDTVRAATLEELQVSNKLFLLKHVWYSIYGRDHGSITS; from the exons ATGTGGTGCATTGAAGGAGGAAGCAGTCCAGATTG GTACCTGGAACGAATGGATATACGAGATTTGGAAACCAACGAATGTCGGTTCTTTCTGTGTGGCACCAAATTCAGCGACGTCCTGGAAGATACAGTCCGGGCCGCTACGTTAGAGGAACTGCAAGTATCTAACAAGTTGTTTCTCTTAAA ACACGTCTGGTATTCCATCTACGGCAGAGACCATGGCAGCATTACCTCATGA
- the LOC143451748 gene encoding uncharacterized protein LOC143451748 isoform X2, whose amino-acid sequence MWCIEGGSSPDWYLERMDIRDLETNECRFFLCGTKFSDVLEDTVRAATLEELQTRLVFHLRQRPWQHYLMTRVERVATCSLFMFMVMLTSIMFHGHSYAMDGKC is encoded by the exons ATGTGGTGCATTGAAGGAGGAAGCAGTCCAGATTG GTACCTGGAACGAATGGATATACGAGATTTGGAAACCAACGAATGTCGGTTCTTTCTGTGTGGCACCAAATTCAGCGACGTCCTGGAAGATACAGTCCGGGCCGCTACGTTAGAGGAACTGCAA ACACGTCTGGTATTCCATCTACGGCAGAGACCATGGCAGCATTACCTCATGACGAGGGTGGAAAGAGTGGCGACGTGTTCTCTCTTCATGTTCATGGTCATGTTAACATCTATCATGTTTCATGGACACAGTTACGCCATGGACGGAAAATGCTGA
- the LOC143451748 gene encoding uncharacterized protein LOC143451748 isoform X1, producing the protein MRPGTPTPTHNTGRIYLLQAIRQVPGTNGYTRFGNQRMSVLSVWHQIQRRPGRYSPGRYVRGTANTSGIPSTAETMAALPHDEGGKSGDVFSLHVHGHVNIYHVSWTQLRHGRKMLTFGHYYFKRSHIAVGIGSALMCFPEPFIISLLFRHANNPQYSPWGSIKQPRHLCGTMTSQKPTPW; encoded by the exons ATGAGACCCGGAACTCCCACCCCGACTCACAACACTGGTAGGATTTATTTATTGCAAGCTATACGTCAGGTACCTGGAACGAATGGATATACGAGATTTGGAAACCAACGAATGTCGGTTCTTTCTGTGTGGCACCAAATTCAGCGACGTCCTGGAAGATACAGTCCGGGCCGCTACGTTAGAGGAACTGCAA ACACGTCTGGTATTCCATCTACGGCAGAGACCATGGCAGCATTACCTCATGACGAGGGTGGAAAGAGTGGCGACGTGTTCTCTCTTCATGTTCATGGTCATGTTAACATCTATCATGTTTCATGGACACAGTTACGCCATGGACGGAAAATGCTGACATTTGGGCACTATTACTTCAAGAGGTCCCACATTGCCGTTG GTATTGGGAGTGCTTTAATGTGTTTTCCCGAGCCCTTTATAATTAgcctattgtttcgtcatgcCAACAATCCACAATACTCACCATGGGGGAGCATAAAGCAACCACGTCATTTGTGCGGAACAATGACGTCCCAAAAACCGACACCATggtga